The Tripterygium wilfordii isolate XIE 37 chromosome 17, ASM1340144v1, whole genome shotgun sequence genome has a window encoding:
- the LOC119982104 gene encoding thiamine pyrophosphokinase 1-like isoform X2 — translation MPDVIKGDMDSVRTEVLDFYAGLGTRIVDESHDQDTTDLHKCVAFIRDCTPDLEKANLCILVAGALGGRFDHEAGNINILYRFSTLRIILISDDCLIQLLLRTHHHEICIQSSVEGPHCGLIPIGIPSGSTSTTGLQWDLHNTEMSFGGLISTSNIVKGEKVTVRSDSDLLWTISIKKS, via the exons ATGCCAGATGTAATTAAAGGAGACATGGATTCAGTCCGAACAGAAGTACTGGATTTTTATGCTGGCCTG GGAACCAGGATTGTCGATGAATCTCATGATCAGGATACCACAGACTTACATAAATGTGTAGCATTTATTCGTGATTGCACTCCAGACCTGGAGAAGGCCAAC CTTTGCATTCTTGTTGCTGGTGCGCTAGGTGGACGGTTTGACCATGAGGCTGGCAACATAAACATTTTATATCGTTTTTCAACTTTACGAATTATCCTTATATCTGACGATTGTCTCATCCAACTTCTTCTGAGGACTCACCATCATGAGATATGTATTCAATCTTCTGTTGAGGGGCCACATTGTGGGCTCATTCCCATTGGAATTCCATCTGGGAGCACTTCAACAACAGGGCTCCAGTGGGATCTAC ATAACACAGAGATGAGCTTTGGTGGGTTGATAAGTACATCTAACATAGTCAAGGGGGAGAAAGTGACCGTTCGTTCTGATTCTGATCTTCTCTGGACAATATCCATTAAAAAGTCTTAA
- the LOC119982104 gene encoding thiamine pyrophosphokinase 1-like isoform X1: MEVMTHSSTFLLPQIPADQRPSLTYALIVLNQRIPRFTLLLWKHAQVRLCADGGANRVYDEIPQLLPDEDADEVRKRYMPDVIKGDMDSVRTEVLDFYAGLGTRIVDESHDQDTTDLHKCVAFIRDCTPDLEKANLCILVAGALGGRFDHEAGNINILYRFSTLRIILISDDCLIQLLLRTHHHEICIQSSVEGPHCGLIPIGIPSGSTSTTGLQWDLHNTEMSFGGLISTSNIVKGEKVTVRSDSDLLWTISIKKS; this comes from the exons ATGGAAGTCATGACCCATTCTTCGACCTTCCTGCTCCCTCAAATTCCCGCCGATCAGCGCCCCTCTTTGACTTACGCACTTATCGTGCTTAACCAACGGATCCCGAGATTCACTCTTCTGCTTTGGAAGCACG CACAAGTACGTCTCTGTGCCGATGGAGGCGCCAATCGCGTGTACGATGAAATTCCACAGTTGCTGCCCGATGAAGATGCTGACGAAGTTCGAAAAAG GTACATGCCAGATGTAATTAAAGGAGACATGGATTCAGTCCGAACAGAAGTACTGGATTTTTATGCTGGCCTG GGAACCAGGATTGTCGATGAATCTCATGATCAGGATACCACAGACTTACATAAATGTGTAGCATTTATTCGTGATTGCACTCCAGACCTGGAGAAGGCCAAC CTTTGCATTCTTGTTGCTGGTGCGCTAGGTGGACGGTTTGACCATGAGGCTGGCAACATAAACATTTTATATCGTTTTTCAACTTTACGAATTATCCTTATATCTGACGATTGTCTCATCCAACTTCTTCTGAGGACTCACCATCATGAGATATGTATTCAATCTTCTGTTGAGGGGCCACATTGTGGGCTCATTCCCATTGGAATTCCATCTGGGAGCACTTCAACAACAGGGCTCCAGTGGGATCTAC ATAACACAGAGATGAGCTTTGGTGGGTTGATAAGTACATCTAACATAGTCAAGGGGGAGAAAGTGACCGTTCGTTCTGATTCTGATCTTCTCTGGACAATATCCATTAAAAAGTCTTAA
- the LOC119981655 gene encoding DNA mismatch repair protein PMS1 gives MEEAIPANSPTIKPINEGTIHRISAGQVILDLPSAVKELVENSLDAGATSIEIALKDYGEEWFQVIDNGCGISPDNFKVLALKHHTSKLANFPDLQNLTTFGFRGEALSSLCSLGNLTVETRTKNESVATHLTFGHSGLLTAERKTARQIGTTITVKKLFSNLPVRSKEFSRNIRKEYGKLISLLNAYALIAKGVRLVCTNTTGKNVKSVVLKTQGSGSLKDNIITVFGMNTFSCLEPLSISISDSCKVDGFLSKPGQGSGRNLGDRQYLYVNGRPVDMPKVSKLLNELYKGANSRQYPITIMNFTVPTEACDVNVTPDKRKIFLSDENSMLHALREGLLHIYSPNNACYSVNKVEEHVKEADCSILCSPIQKSHILSKQLLSDDNQPREVKIVEHTGVIDGNKETVENELSMVCVGEELDHIGNKKFVVKDFALREHGNKKDDKLQKCDGKQFATHLSKTTNAEALSSSLRTVEKGIAEHRDLMDRSSRVQSSLNQFVTVSKRKYDDISSAISELPILRNPSLQCQMKENGSKMESAQKSIPVKCYQVDDSAETNKKESSKHHSMGMLLNKIRDSLSSRTANNAKSTEDLDDKQIALPPGVAPAVPSSENLETLPQNHAVADAPLASRGSALDTSAPPSGQKMCFTLQFSFQELRTRRQLMLSRIKSNSYAYEGVKMRRCYAASTLELSQPDNEERKARALAAATMELERLFKKADFARMKVIGQFNLGFIIGKLDRDLFIVDQHAADEKYNFERLSQSTILNQQPLLRPLRLDLSPEEEVVASMHMDTIRKNGFVLEEDPCAPPGQQFKLKAVPFSKNITFGVEDVKDLISTLADSQGECSLISSYKMDTTDSVCPSRVRAMLASRACRSSVMIGDPLGRNEMEKILEHLTDLKSPWNCPHGRPTMRHLVDLTTIYRKSVENDATG, from the exons ATGGAAGAGGCTATTCCAGCTAATTCTCCAACAATTAAGCCCATAAACGAAGGAACAATTCACAGAATATCCGCTGGGCAGGTGATTCTGGATCTTCCGTCTGCCGTGAAGGAGCTGGTTGAAAACAGTTTGGATGCGGGCGCTACCAGCATTGAAATTGCCTTGAAAGATTACGGTGAAGAATGGTTCCAAGTTATTGACAATGGATGTGGCATTTCACCCGATAATTTCAAG GTTCTCGCACTTAAGCATCACACTTCTAAATTAGCCAACTTTCCCGATCTTCAGAATTTGACCACTTTTGGCTTTAGAGGGGAGGCATTGAGCTCCCTCTGTTCACTGGGGAATTTGACTGTTGAAACAAGAACGAAAAATGAGTCAGTGGCAACACATTTAACATTTGGTCATTCAGGTTTGCTAACAGCTGAGAGGAAAACGGCACGTCAAATTGGTACCACCATCACTGTGAAGAAGTTGTTCTCCAATTTACCAGTGCGAAGCAAAGAATTCAGTCGCAACATACGCAAGGAATATGGGAAGCTTATATCATTATTGAAT GCCTACGCGCTTATTGCAAAAGGAGTTCGGTTAGTCTGCACCAACACCACAGGTAAGAATGTGAAGTCTGTGGTCCTTAAAACGCAAGGAAGCGGTTCTCTTAAAGATAACATCATAACAGTTTTTGGAATGAACACCTTCAGTTGTTTAGAACCTTTGAGTATATCTATATCAGACAGTTGCAAGGTTGATGGGTTCCTTTCCAAACCTGGACAGGGTAGTGGACGCAATTTGGGAGATAGACAATACTTATATGTAAATGGTCGACCGGTGGATATGCCAAAAGTGAGCAAGCTTCTGAATGAGCTATATAAAGGTGCAAACTCTCGGCAATACCCCATTACAATTATGAATTTTACAGTTCCAACAGAAGCATGTGATGTCAACGTAACCCCTgataaaaggaaaatatttttgTCTGATGAAAACTCCATGCTGCATGCTCTGAGGGAGGGTTTACTGCATATTTATTCCCCGAATAATGCTTGCTACTCTGTTAACAAGGTTGAGGAACATGTGAAAGAAGCTGATTGCTCTATCTTGTGCTCTCCTATTCAGAAATCTCATATATTGTCAAAACAGCTTTTATCAGATGATAATCAACCTAGAGAAGTTAAAATTGTTGAACACACTGGAGTGATTGATGGTAATAAAGAAACGGTTGAAAATGAATTGAGTATGGTTTGTGTTGGAGAAGAATTGGATCACATTGGTAATAAGAAGTTTGTGGTGAAGGACTTTGCTCTCAGAGAACATGGCAATAAAAAGGATGATAAATTGCAAAAATGTGATGGCAAGCAATTTGCCACTCACCTTAGTAAAACAACTAATGCAGAAGCTTTGTCGTCTTCCCTAAGAACTGTTGAGAAAGGCATTGCTGAACATAGAGACTTGATGGACCGTTCAAGTCGGGTTCAGTCATCGCTTAACCAGTTTGTAACTGTAAGTAAGAGGAAATACGATGACATTAGTTCAGCAATATCTGAGTTGCCTATCCTCAGAAATCCATCCCTTCAATgtcaaatgaaagaaaatggttCTAAGATGGAATCTGCTCAAAAAAGTATCCCAGTCAAGTGTTACCAGGTTGATGATTCTGCtgaaacaaacaagaaagagtCATCCAAGCATCACAGCATGGGAATGCTTCTCAATAAAATTAGAGATTCACTCTCTTCCAGAACTGCTAATAATGCCAAATCTACAGAG GATTTGGATGACAAACAAATTGCATTGCCTCCTGGTGTGGCACCAGCTGTTCCGTCTAGCGAGAATCTTGAAACTTTGCCCCAAAATCATGCTGTTGCTGATGCTCCATTGGCTTCTCGTGGTTCAGCCTTGGACACTTCAGCGCCACCTTCTGGTCAAAAGATGTGTTTCACCTTGCAATTTAGCTTTCAAGAACTGCGGACAAGAAGGCAGCTGATGCTGTCAAGAATAAAATCGAACAGCTATGCGTATGAAGGCGTGAAGATGAGAAG GTGTTATGCTGCTTCCACGCTGGAGCTTTCTCAGCCAGATAATGAGGAGCGAAAAGCGAGAGCTTTAGCCGCAGCTACTATGGAGTTGGAAAGGCTTTTCAAGAAAGCAGACTTTGCTAGAATGAAG GTGATTGGGCAATTCAATCTAGGATTTATCATTGGAAAGTTAGATCGAGATTTATTTATTGTTGATCAG CATGCTGCTGATGAAAAATACAATTTTGAGCGCCTGTCACAATCGACCATCTTGAACCAACAGCCTTTGCTTCG GCCACTGAGGTTGGACTTATCACCAGAGGAAGAAGTGGTCGCTTCAATGCACATGGATACTATCAG GAAAAATGGATTTGTTTTGGAAGAGGATCCATGTGCTCCTCCTGGGCAACAATTTAAATTAAAGGCTGTTCCCTTCAGTAAAAACATTACTTTTGGGGTTGAAG ATGTCAAGGATCTGATCTCTACTCTTGCCGATAGCCAAGGGGAATGCTCATTAATCAGTAGTTACAAAATGGACACTACTGATTCTGTTTGTCCATCAAGAGTTCGTGCAATGCTGGCATCGCGTGCTTGTAGATCATCTGTTATGATTGGAGATCCGCTTGGGAGAAATGAGATGGAGAAG ATACTTGAACATTTGACCGATCTGAAGTCGCCTTGGAATTGCCCTCATGGCAGACCAACCATGCGTCACTTGGTGGACTTGACAACCATTTACAGAAAGTCTGTTGAAAATGATGCAACCGGTTGA